One Georgenia wutianyii DNA segment encodes these proteins:
- a CDS encoding M23 family metallopeptidase — protein sequence MRRAVARWQTWWTRLFVAAVLAGVLLPVAPWGLVVAVLAFGLSLVRPPATTRGPVDLGAPLRGRWVVINGPGTAVPSHGVKAYGQAYAVDLLQPAPDAPATLGWGLRARRPQTYPSFGQPVHAMAGGTVVRARDGQRDHGARDTWPLVVWMMTVEGFLRELAGPGRILGNHVLVRHEDGTVGTYAHLRRGSLAVREGETVRTGQVLGEVGNTGNTSEPHLHVQVTDRAPLTAGAGVPMRWRVAAVVGERDERWSTGPRRPTALPWFPENGEVLELG from the coding sequence ATGAGGCGCGCAGTCGCCCGGTGGCAGACCTGGTGGACCCGGCTGTTCGTCGCCGCGGTGCTCGCCGGCGTCCTGCTGCCGGTGGCGCCCTGGGGGCTCGTCGTCGCCGTCCTCGCCTTCGGCCTGTCGCTCGTCCGTCCGCCCGCGACGACGCGCGGGCCGGTCGACCTCGGGGCGCCGCTACGGGGCCGCTGGGTCGTCATCAACGGTCCGGGCACCGCCGTGCCGAGCCACGGGGTCAAGGCCTACGGGCAGGCCTACGCCGTCGACCTCCTCCAGCCCGCGCCGGACGCCCCCGCCACCCTCGGCTGGGGCCTGCGGGCCCGCCGTCCCCAGACCTACCCGTCCTTCGGGCAGCCCGTGCACGCGATGGCCGGTGGCACGGTCGTGCGCGCCCGCGACGGGCAGCGCGACCACGGCGCCCGCGACACCTGGCCCCTCGTCGTGTGGATGATGACCGTCGAGGGCTTCCTCCGCGAGCTCGCCGGACCGGGCCGGATCCTCGGCAACCACGTCCTCGTCCGGCACGAGGACGGCACCGTCGGTACCTACGCCCACCTGCGCCGGGGTTCCCTCGCCGTCCGCGAGGGGGAGACGGTGCGGACCGGGCAGGTGCTCGGCGAGGTCGGCAACACGGGGAACACCTCCGAGCCGCACCTGCACGTCCAGGTGACCGACCGGGCGCCGCTGACCGCCGGGGCGGGCGTGCCGATGCGGTGGCGCGTGGCCGCCGTCGTCGGGGAGAGGGACGAGCGCTGGTCCACCGGCCCGCGCCGCCCGACCGCGCTGCCGTGGTTCCCGGAGAACGGAGAGGTTCTCGAGCTGGGCTGA
- a CDS encoding ATP-grasp domain-containing protein — MSKPRVTLATCLDHPELDPGEEGLLDALAARGIDPQVAAWDDESVDWSQAGVVVLRAVHNYAPRREDFLGWTRSIRKLLNPADVVEWNTDKHYLQELGARGMPTIDTVWLEPEDGLTKHQVHTRFPSQGDFVVKPAVSSGARDTGRYTARDARSRMDAIQHAYRLLQDGRAVMVQRYVKSVDERGETALIYLNGVLSHVVEKQAMLLGPLSGPDAVPEEVAVPRLASEAELRTGEQARAAIHGYMKSRLGRDAQLLFCRIDMVEGDDGIHHVLEVSLTDASLYLGAVDGALDDFADAIASRVFW, encoded by the coding sequence GTGTCGAAGCCACGCGTCACCCTTGCGACCTGCCTGGACCACCCGGAGCTGGACCCCGGTGAGGAGGGCCTGCTCGACGCGCTCGCCGCGCGTGGGATCGATCCGCAGGTCGCCGCCTGGGACGACGAGTCGGTCGACTGGTCGCAGGCCGGGGTCGTCGTGCTGCGGGCGGTCCACAACTACGCCCCCCGGCGCGAGGACTTCCTCGGGTGGACGCGCAGCATCCGCAAGCTGCTCAACCCCGCCGACGTCGTCGAGTGGAACACTGACAAGCACTACCTCCAGGAGCTCGGCGCCCGCGGGATGCCGACGATCGACACCGTGTGGCTCGAGCCCGAGGACGGCCTCACCAAGCACCAGGTGCACACCCGCTTCCCGTCCCAGGGTGACTTCGTCGTCAAGCCGGCGGTCTCCTCCGGCGCGCGGGACACCGGCCGCTACACCGCGCGCGACGCACGCTCGCGGATGGATGCGATCCAGCACGCCTACCGGCTGCTCCAGGACGGCCGCGCCGTCATGGTCCAGCGCTACGTCAAGTCCGTGGACGAGCGCGGTGAGACCGCCCTCATCTACCTCAACGGCGTGCTCTCCCACGTCGTGGAGAAGCAGGCGATGCTCCTCGGCCCGCTCTCCGGCCCGGACGCCGTCCCCGAGGAGGTCGCCGTCCCCCGCCTCGCGAGCGAGGCCGAGCTGCGCACCGGCGAGCAGGCGCGCGCGGCCATCCACGGCTACATGAAGTCGCGGCTGGGCCGTGACGCCCAGCTGCTCTTCTGCCGGATCGACATGGTCGAGGGCGACGACGGCATCCACCACGTCCTCGAGGTCTCGCTCACCGACGCCTCGCTCTACCTCGGCGCCGTCGACGGCGCCCTGGACGATTTCGCCGACGCCATCGCCTCGCGCGTCTTCTGGTAG
- a CDS encoding DUF488 domain-containing protein produces the protein MPLLTVGHGALDRTGLTALLGGRRVAAVVDVRRFPGSRHNPDVTRDALEEWLPEAGVPYRWEQRLGGRRHLRKGTPSPDTWWQVDSFRAYAGWTRTEEFAAALAEVADEARGEERVAVMCSEAVWWRCHRRLIADVATLALDLPVHHLMPGGEVRLHEPSAGARLSDGVVVWDGPPG, from the coding sequence ATGCCCCTGCTCACCGTCGGTCACGGCGCACTCGACCGCACCGGGCTCACCGCCCTGCTCGGCGGTCGGCGGGTCGCGGCGGTCGTCGACGTCCGCAGGTTCCCCGGCAGCCGGCACAACCCCGACGTCACCCGCGACGCGCTGGAGGAGTGGCTGCCCGAGGCGGGCGTGCCCTACCGGTGGGAGCAGCGCCTGGGTGGGCGGCGCCACCTGCGCAAGGGGACGCCGTCGCCGGACACCTGGTGGCAGGTCGACTCCTTCCGCGCGTATGCCGGCTGGACGCGCACCGAGGAGTTCGCCGCCGCCCTCGCCGAGGTCGCCGACGAGGCACGCGGGGAGGAGCGCGTCGCGGTCATGTGCTCCGAGGCGGTGTGGTGGCGCTGCCACCGGCGGCTGATCGCAGACGTCGCCACCCTCGCGCTCGACCTCCCGGTCCACCACCTCATGCCGGGCGGCGAGGTGCGGCTGCACGAGCCCTCCGCCGGCGCGCGGCTGAGCGACGGCGTCGTCGTCTGGGACGGGCCGCCGGGCTGA
- a CDS encoding ArsR/SmtB family transcription factor, translating to MSAGEVNGSDDDLVFKALASPTRRRLLDLLRAAPRTTGELCDAVPDLDRTTVLQHLRVLERAGLVTGRKVGRERHLSLAPLPIKRIHDRWISGYMAAAVDLLERLDDGPEHTPR from the coding sequence ATGTCAGCCGGTGAGGTCAATGGGTCCGACGACGACCTCGTCTTCAAGGCCCTCGCCTCCCCCACCCGCCGCCGGCTCCTCGACCTGCTGCGGGCGGCGCCGCGCACGACCGGCGAGCTGTGCGACGCGGTGCCCGACCTCGACCGCACCACCGTGCTCCAGCACCTTCGCGTCCTCGAGCGCGCAGGCCTCGTCACCGGGCGCAAGGTCGGCCGCGAGCGCCACCTGTCCCTCGCGCCCCTGCCCATCAAGCGCATCCACGACCGCTGGATCAGCGGCTACATGGCCGCCGCCGTCGACCTCCTCGAGCGGCTCGACGACGGCCCAGAGCACACCCCTCGCTGA
- a CDS encoding SRPBCC domain-containing protein: MNAPEQLTDLGFTISGRVARPVAEVYEAIADPAQLSRYFTTGGARGRLTTGAEVTWEFADHPGAFPVRVLEAHEPSRIVIEWAADHGTRETTRTTFELEPIDDGARTLVTITESSWQATPDGARSAFGNCEGWTSMLAALRAWLEHGINLREGFYR, encoded by the coding sequence ATGAACGCACCCGAGCAGCTGACCGACCTCGGATTCACCATCTCCGGGCGCGTCGCGCGCCCCGTCGCGGAGGTCTACGAGGCCATCGCCGACCCCGCCCAGCTCTCGCGCTACTTCACCACCGGCGGCGCCCGCGGCCGGCTCACCACCGGCGCCGAGGTGACCTGGGAGTTCGCCGACCACCCCGGTGCCTTCCCGGTCCGGGTCCTCGAGGCGCACGAGCCCAGCCGCATCGTCATCGAGTGGGCCGCCGACCACGGCACCCGCGAGACGACGCGCACGACCTTCGAGCTAGAGCCGATCGACGACGGCGCCCGCACCCTCGTCACCATCACCGAGTCCTCGTGGCAGGCCACCCCGGACGGCGCGCGCAGCGCATTCGGCAACTGTGAGGGCTGGACGAGCATGCTCGCCGCGCTGCGCGCCTGGCTCGAGCACGGCATCAACCTGCGCGAGGGCTTCTACCGGTAG
- a CDS encoding SDR family oxidoreductase: MSDRPASPLQISLPEGRGRRVLVTGASGYVGGRLVPELVAAGFTVRAGARDPSRLETRSWARDVELVEADLESPEQVREAMRDVHTVLYLVHSMGTGRGFRDREAQIARNVADAAAATGVQQIVYLGGLHPDKELEELSDHMRSREQVARILLESPVPTLVLRAGVVIGSGSASFEMIRHLTERLPVMPGPRWLDNLVEPIAIRDVLYYLAQACALPEPVQASFDIGSGRPQRFKELLSDYALVAGLRPRRIWALPVPAPRLSGFWIGFTTPIPRGLAMPLAASMAEDAVARDHDVAALVPDPPGGLTSYRDACRLALGRQLSGQVTATWDDDVTAGADPADPLPSDPEWAGHTVYTDVRERDGAAPPEAVWRVIEGIGGENGWYSAPLLWRIRGKLDQAAGGYGLARGRSRPDTVQVGDHVDFWRVESVEPGRRLTLRAEMRAGGRAWLELSVDPRPDGGSRYRQRAIFFPRGIVGRLYWLAVLPFHVLIFPTMARNILAAAEAGPPRR; encoded by the coding sequence ATGAGTGACCGGCCGGCCTCCCCGCTCCAGATCTCCCTGCCCGAGGGGCGCGGACGCCGCGTGCTCGTCACCGGGGCGAGCGGCTACGTCGGCGGGCGGCTCGTCCCCGAGCTCGTCGCCGCCGGCTTCACGGTGCGGGCGGGCGCGCGGGACCCCTCCCGGCTGGAGACGCGCTCGTGGGCGCGCGACGTCGAGCTCGTCGAGGCGGACCTCGAGTCACCGGAGCAGGTGCGCGAGGCGATGCGCGACGTCCACACGGTGCTCTACCTCGTCCACTCGATGGGCACCGGGCGCGGCTTCCGGGACCGCGAGGCGCAGATCGCCCGGAACGTGGCCGACGCCGCCGCCGCGACGGGCGTGCAGCAGATCGTCTACCTGGGCGGGCTGCACCCCGACAAGGAGCTCGAGGAGCTCTCGGACCACATGCGCTCGCGCGAGCAGGTGGCCCGGATCCTCCTCGAGTCCCCGGTCCCGACGCTCGTCCTGCGCGCCGGGGTGGTCATCGGCTCGGGGTCGGCGTCCTTCGAGATGATCCGCCACCTCACCGAGCGGCTGCCGGTCATGCCCGGGCCGCGCTGGCTGGACAACCTCGTCGAGCCGATCGCGATCCGCGACGTCCTGTACTACCTCGCCCAGGCGTGCGCGCTGCCCGAGCCGGTGCAGGCGTCCTTCGACATCGGCAGCGGCCGCCCGCAGCGGTTCAAGGAGCTGCTCTCGGACTACGCGCTCGTCGCCGGGCTGCGGCCACGGCGGATCTGGGCGCTGCCCGTGCCCGCCCCGCGCCTGTCCGGCTTCTGGATCGGGTTCACCACCCCGATCCCGCGCGGGTTGGCGATGCCGCTCGCCGCCTCGATGGCCGAGGACGCCGTCGCCCGCGACCACGACGTCGCGGCGCTCGTCCCCGACCCGCCCGGCGGCCTCACCTCCTACCGCGACGCGTGCCGCCTGGCGCTGGGCCGCCAGCTGTCCGGGCAGGTGACGGCCACCTGGGACGACGACGTCACCGCGGGCGCCGACCCCGCCGACCCGCTGCCCTCGGACCCGGAGTGGGCCGGCCACACGGTCTACACCGACGTGCGCGAGCGCGACGGCGCCGCCCCGCCCGAGGCGGTGTGGCGGGTGATCGAGGGGATCGGCGGGGAGAACGGCTGGTACTCCGCGCCGCTGCTGTGGCGCATCCGGGGCAAGCTGGACCAGGCCGCCGGCGGGTACGGGCTGGCGCGCGGACGCAGCCGCCCGGACACCGTCCAGGTCGGTGACCACGTCGACTTCTGGCGGGTGGAGTCGGTCGAGCCAGGTCGGCGGCTCACCCTGCGGGCGGAGATGCGGGCGGGCGGGCGGGCCTGGCTCGAGCTCTCGGTGGACCCTCGCCCCGACGGCGGGTCGCGCTACCGGCAGCGGGCCATCTTCTTCCCGCGCGGGATCGTCGGGCGGCTGTACTGGCTGGCGGTCCTGCCCTTCCACGTGCTCATCTTCCCGACGATGGCGCGCAACATCCTCGCCGCCGCCGAGGCCGGTCCCCCGCGCCGCTGA
- the nadE gene encoding ammonia-dependent NAD(+) synthetase — translation MDTQLQSEIIAALEVIDPETFDAAAQAERRIEFLTRYLQETGARGLVLGISGGVDSTVAGRLCQLACERVREAGGDAQFVAVRLPYRVQKDEEDAAAAVEFIAPDVLETIDIGPATDGMWDQVLASRTPVTDAKDDYHKGNVKARMRMTAQYAIAGARGMLVVGTDQAAEAVVGFYTKFGDGAADVTPMFGLPKRRVREIGVHLGTPESLVNKVPTADLESDKPLLPDEEALGVRYDVVDDYLEGKEVAEQDEATIVGWYRRTAHKRALPVTPDGYLGRP, via the coding sequence ATGGACACCCAGCTGCAGTCGGAGATCATCGCTGCTCTCGAGGTCATCGACCCGGAGACGTTCGACGCCGCCGCGCAGGCCGAGCGCCGCATCGAGTTCCTCACCCGCTACCTCCAGGAGACCGGCGCCCGCGGGCTGGTCCTCGGGATCAGCGGCGGGGTGGACTCCACCGTGGCCGGGCGGCTGTGCCAGCTCGCCTGCGAGCGCGTGCGCGAGGCCGGCGGCGACGCCCAGTTCGTCGCGGTGCGCCTGCCCTACCGGGTCCAGAAGGACGAGGAGGACGCCGCCGCGGCCGTCGAGTTCATCGCTCCGGACGTCCTGGAGACCATCGACATCGGCCCGGCCACCGACGGCATGTGGGACCAGGTGCTCGCCTCACGCACCCCGGTCACCGACGCCAAGGACGACTACCACAAGGGCAACGTCAAGGCCCGGATGCGGATGACCGCGCAGTACGCGATCGCCGGCGCTCGCGGCATGCTCGTCGTCGGCACGGACCAGGCGGCAGAGGCGGTCGTCGGCTTCTACACGAAGTTCGGCGACGGCGCGGCCGACGTCACCCCGATGTTCGGCCTCCCCAAGCGCCGGGTGCGCGAGATCGGCGTGCACCTGGGCACCCCCGAGTCGCTGGTGAACAAGGTGCCCACGGCCGACCTGGAGTCCGACAAGCCGCTGCTGCCCGACGAGGAGGCGCTCGGCGTGCGCTACGACGTCGTCGACGACTACCTCGAGGGCAAGGAGGTCGCCGAGCAGGACGAGGCGACGATCGTCGGCTGGTACCGGCGCACCGCGCACAAGCGCGCCCTGCCCGTGACCCCCGACGGCTACCTCGGTCGCCCCTGA
- a CDS encoding DUF808 domain-containing protein, with product MAGGLAALLDDIAALAKLAAASVDDISAAAGRASAKAVGVVIDDTAVTPRYVHGFTADRELPIIRKIATGSLRNKLLFILPAILLLSQFLPWLLTPILMVGGLYLSYEGAEKLYEYVTGHHAEATARPAATQGVDHEKTMVSGAVRTDFILSAEIMVIALNEVAQEPLLNRALILVVVALGITALVYGVVALIVKMDDIGLRLAERQAAFSQRVGRLLVRGMPKVLAVLSVVGVVAMLWVGGHILLVGVDDLGWHAPYELVHHLEEAVAGGLGALSGFVTWLVNTLASAVVGLVVGGLVVAVLHLVPRRGNKAKAH from the coding sequence ATGGCCGGTGGCCTAGCCGCCCTGCTCGACGACATCGCGGCGCTGGCGAAGCTCGCCGCGGCCTCGGTCGACGACATCAGCGCCGCCGCGGGGCGAGCGAGCGCCAAGGCTGTCGGCGTCGTCATCGACGACACGGCGGTCACGCCCCGCTACGTCCACGGCTTCACGGCGGACCGCGAGCTGCCGATCATCCGGAAGATCGCCACCGGGTCGCTGCGCAACAAGCTCCTGTTCATCCTCCCGGCCATCCTCCTGCTCAGCCAGTTCCTCCCGTGGCTCCTCACCCCGATCCTCATGGTCGGCGGGCTCTACCTCAGCTACGAGGGCGCCGAGAAGCTCTACGAGTACGTCACCGGGCACCATGCCGAAGCCACCGCCCGGCCGGCGGCCACGCAGGGGGTGGACCACGAGAAGACGATGGTGAGCGGCGCGGTCCGCACCGACTTCATCCTCTCCGCGGAGATCATGGTCATCGCGCTCAACGAGGTCGCCCAGGAGCCGCTGCTCAACCGGGCGCTCATCCTCGTCGTCGTCGCCCTCGGGATCACCGCGCTCGTCTACGGCGTCGTCGCCCTCATCGTCAAGATGGACGACATCGGCCTGCGCCTGGCCGAGCGCCAGGCGGCGTTCTCCCAGCGCGTCGGACGTCTCCTCGTCCGCGGGATGCCGAAGGTGCTCGCGGTGCTCTCCGTCGTCGGCGTCGTCGCGATGCTCTGGGTCGGCGGGCACATCCTGCTCGTCGGGGTGGACGACCTCGGCTGGCACGCTCCCTACGAGCTCGTGCACCACCTCGAGGAGGCGGTCGCCGGCGGGCTCGGGGCGCTGAGCGGTTTCGTCACGTGGCTGGTGAACACGCTCGCCTCTGCCGTCGTCGGCCTGGTGGTCGGCGGTCTGGTCGTCGCCGTGCTCCACCTCGTACCGCGCCGCGGGAACAAGGCCAAGGCGCACTGA
- a CDS encoding zinc-dependent alcohol dehydrogenase, whose translation MTAEAYWTVGPGQGQIRQTPLDPPGPDEVLVRTLCSGISRGTETLVHRHAVPESVRPLMRAPFQEGDLPGPVKYGYLSVGVVEEGPDELRGRRVFSLHPHQTRYVVPATAVVPVPDDVPSERALLAGAVETAVNALWDAGPRLGDRIAVVGLGMIGASVATLLTGFPLARLQVVDTDPSRQELADRLGLELVTPETAAGDCDVVVHCSASEAGLATALRLAGEEAEVVELSWYGTDAPRAPLGEAFHARRLTLRGSQVGAVSAARRARRTTTDRLRTALDALRDPRFDALLSGTSDFADLPETMDAIASGRRPALCHVIRYPEES comes from the coding sequence GTGACAGCAGAGGCGTACTGGACGGTCGGTCCGGGACAAGGACAGATCAGGCAGACGCCCCTCGACCCACCGGGTCCCGACGAGGTGCTCGTGCGCACCCTGTGCTCGGGGATCAGCCGCGGCACCGAGACCCTCGTCCACCGCCACGCGGTGCCCGAGTCGGTCCGCCCGCTCATGCGCGCGCCCTTCCAGGAGGGCGACCTGCCCGGGCCGGTGAAGTACGGCTACCTGTCCGTCGGTGTCGTCGAGGAGGGGCCGGACGAGCTGCGCGGGCGCCGCGTGTTCTCCCTCCACCCCCACCAGACCCGTTACGTCGTGCCCGCCACCGCCGTCGTGCCCGTGCCCGACGACGTCCCGAGCGAGCGCGCCCTGCTCGCCGGGGCCGTGGAGACCGCCGTCAACGCACTGTGGGACGCCGGGCCGCGGCTCGGGGACCGGATCGCCGTCGTCGGCCTGGGGATGATCGGGGCGTCCGTCGCCACGCTCCTCACCGGCTTCCCGCTCGCCCGGCTCCAGGTCGTCGACACCGACCCGAGCCGCCAGGAGCTGGCCGACCGGCTCGGGCTCGAGCTCGTCACGCCCGAGACCGCCGCCGGGGACTGCGACGTCGTCGTCCACTGCTCGGCGAGCGAGGCCGGGCTCGCCACCGCACTGCGCCTGGCGGGGGAGGAGGCGGAGGTGGTCGAGCTGTCCTGGTACGGCACCGACGCCCCGCGCGCCCCGCTCGGGGAGGCGTTCCACGCCCGCCGTCTCACCCTGCGGGGCAGCCAGGTCGGGGCGGTGAGCGCCGCCCGCCGCGCCCGCCGCACCACCACCGACCGGCTGCGCACCGCCCTCGACGCGCTGCGCGACCCGCGCTTCGACGCCCTGCTCAGCGGGACCAGCGACTTCGCCGACCTGCCCGAGACCATGGACGCGATCGCCTCCGGCCGCCGTCCCGCCCTGTGCCACGTCATCCGCTACCCCGAGGAGAGCTAA
- a CDS encoding 6-pyruvoyl trahydropterin synthase family protein, whose translation MFSVTVRDHMMVAHSLPDPFFGPAQGLHGVTYVVELTFFRPELDEHGVVIDIGAATQRLGEVTGALRYRNLDDLEEFAGVVTTTEVVARHVAHRVVEGLDTTPFTAVEVRLHEHPDAWATYRLELPGR comes from the coding sequence GTGTTCAGCGTGACCGTCCGGGACCACATGATGGTCGCCCACTCCCTGCCCGACCCGTTCTTCGGGCCTGCCCAGGGTCTGCACGGCGTCACCTACGTCGTCGAGCTCACCTTCTTCCGGCCCGAGCTCGACGAGCACGGCGTGGTCATCGACATCGGCGCCGCCACCCAGCGGCTCGGTGAGGTCACCGGCGCGCTGCGCTACCGCAACCTCGACGACCTCGAGGAGTTCGCCGGGGTCGTCACGACCACCGAGGTCGTCGCCCGGCACGTGGCGCACCGGGTGGTCGAGGGCCTGGACACCACCCCGTTCACGGCCGTCGAGGTCAGGCTCCACGAGCACCCCGACGCGTGGGCCACCTACCGTCTCGAGCTCCCCGGCCGGTAG
- a CDS encoding glycosyltransferase family 4 protein codes for MPGLRFVVPARGAAGPSGGDVYDARLARAWDGVHGHSHVLALPGGWPRPGPAERRALGLALRTPDTVVLDGLVGSACPREVERAVDGGTRVVLLVHLPLPAEAGLPAEEAARLAELEAAAVRAASDVVATSTWAARDLERRYGRRDVLVAVPGAEQAPLAEGSRPPHLLALGALTAVKNQTVLVPALAALRDLPWEATFAGPAGAQPDVARDLVRALADAGLSDRVALPGAVVGDGLADLWRRTDLLLLPSLVETYGLVVTEALAHGLPALIPAGTGAVEALTGAAGETCGPDAPGTAVDPTDPAAWERVLRRWLTSAPLREGWRAAAHARRARLRTWADTAADLRRGLFG; via the coding sequence GTGCCCGGGCTGCGCTTCGTCGTCCCGGCCCGTGGCGCCGCCGGGCCGAGCGGCGGTGACGTCTACGACGCCCGGCTCGCCCGCGCCTGGGACGGCGTGCACGGCCACTCCCACGTCCTCGCGCTGCCCGGCGGCTGGCCACGTCCCGGACCCGCGGAGCGCCGCGCCCTGGGCCTGGCCCTGCGGACCCCCGACACCGTCGTCCTCGACGGGCTCGTCGGCAGTGCCTGCCCGCGCGAGGTCGAGCGCGCCGTCGACGGCGGCACCCGGGTGGTGCTGCTCGTCCACCTCCCGCTGCCCGCCGAGGCCGGGCTGCCGGCCGAGGAGGCCGCGCGGCTTGCCGAGCTCGAGGCGGCCGCCGTGCGCGCGGCCTCCGACGTCGTCGCGACGAGCACGTGGGCGGCGCGCGACCTCGAGCGCCGCTACGGGCGCCGTGACGTTCTCGTAGCCGTCCCCGGGGCCGAGCAGGCGCCCCTCGCCGAGGGCAGCCGCCCGCCCCACCTGCTCGCGCTCGGGGCGCTCACGGCGGTTAAGAACCAGACCGTCCTCGTCCCGGCGCTCGCGGCGTTGCGGGACCTGCCCTGGGAGGCGACGTTCGCCGGCCCTGCCGGTGCCCAGCCGGACGTGGCCCGGGACCTGGTGCGCGCGCTCGCGGACGCGGGCCTGTCCGACCGGGTGGCGCTGCCCGGCGCCGTCGTCGGGGACGGGCTGGCGGACCTGTGGCGGCGGACCGACCTCCTGCTCCTGCCCTCGCTCGTGGAGACCTACGGGCTGGTGGTCACCGAGGCGCTCGCCCACGGCCTGCCGGCACTCATCCCCGCCGGGACCGGGGCCGTCGAGGCGCTCACCGGCGCCGCCGGGGAGACGTGCGGGCCGGACGCCCCGGGAACGGCCGTCGACCCGACCGACCCGGCGGCGTGGGAGCGGGTGCTGCGCCGCTGGCTCACCTCCGCGCCGCTGCGGGAGGGCTGGCGGGCCGCCGCCCACGCCCGCCGCGCGCGGCTGCGGACGTGGGCGGACACCGCCGCGGACCTACGACGCGGGCTGTTCGGCTGA
- the ribA gene encoding GTP cyclohydrolase II, protein MSQLEERAPNDIALPVVEREVETVLPTRHGPFRMIGYREGNGTTHVALVRGLTGPPATAPLVRVHSECLTGDAFGSWRCDCGEQLDAALAAVAAEGEGAVIYVRGHEGRGIGLLEKLRAYALQDAGADTVDANLALGHSADARSYDQSADILRDLGVQQVRLLSSNPAKAEALTDLGIEVTQRVSLIIPPHPQNEFYLTTKRERMRHDRPAADDSWQSLLGGTVPASGPHDADQELVDRYGPLVALGTDYVIGQLGQSLDGFIASRTGDAEFVTGDADREHLHRLRALVDAVVVGVGTVTADDPRLTVRAVPGHNPVRVVLDPSARTPLTSHVLTDGAAPTLWLVGPSATVPRDLAAHVDVVRLDDDGPAVPDRVLTLLRERGLGRVLVEGGGRVVSAFLAAGVLDRLYLTVAPVLIGDGVPGLRFVGSDLLADAIRTRSRRFLLGEDVCTELDLRALRSAEQPAS, encoded by the coding sequence ATGTCTCAGCTCGAGGAACGCGCCCCCAACGACATCGCCCTGCCCGTCGTCGAGCGGGAGGTGGAGACGGTCCTGCCCACCCGGCACGGCCCTTTCCGGATGATCGGCTACCGCGAGGGCAACGGCACGACACACGTCGCGCTCGTCCGCGGTCTCACCGGGCCGCCGGCCACTGCCCCGCTCGTGCGGGTCCACTCCGAGTGCCTCACCGGCGACGCGTTCGGGTCGTGGCGGTGCGACTGCGGTGAACAGCTCGACGCCGCCCTCGCGGCGGTCGCTGCCGAGGGCGAGGGCGCGGTCATCTACGTCCGCGGCCACGAGGGACGCGGCATCGGCCTGCTGGAGAAGCTGCGCGCCTACGCGTTGCAGGACGCCGGGGCGGACACCGTCGACGCCAACCTCGCCCTCGGGCACAGCGCCGACGCCCGGAGCTACGACCAGTCCGCGGACATCCTGCGCGACCTCGGCGTGCAGCAGGTGCGCCTGCTGTCCTCCAACCCCGCGAAGGCGGAGGCGCTCACCGACCTCGGCATCGAGGTCACCCAGCGGGTGAGCCTCATCATCCCCCCGCACCCGCAGAACGAGTTCTACCTCACCACCAAGCGCGAGCGGATGCGGCACGACCGGCCCGCCGCCGACGACTCGTGGCAGTCGCTGCTCGGAGGGACGGTGCCGGCGAGCGGCCCGCACGACGCCGACCAGGAGCTCGTCGACCGGTACGGCCCGCTCGTCGCGCTCGGTACGGACTACGTCATCGGCCAGCTCGGACAGAGCCTGGACGGCTTCATCGCCTCGCGCACCGGTGACGCGGAGTTCGTCACCGGCGACGCCGACCGTGAGCACCTGCACCGGCTGCGGGCGCTGGTCGACGCCGTCGTCGTCGGGGTGGGGACGGTGACGGCTGACGATCCGCGCCTCACGGTGCGCGCGGTACCCGGGCACAACCCGGTGCGCGTCGTCCTCGACCCCTCCGCCCGCACGCCGCTCACCTCCCACGTGCTCACCGACGGCGCCGCGCCCACGCTCTGGCTCGTCGGCCCCTCGGCGACGGTGCCGCGCGACCTCGCGGCGCACGTCGACGTCGTCCGGCTCGACGACGACGGCCCGGCCGTTCCGGACCGCGTGCTCACGCTCCTGCGCGAGCGAGGGCTGGGCCGGGTGCTCGTCGAGGGCGGGGGCCGGGTGGTCTCGGCGTTCCTCGCCGCCGGCGTGCTCGACCGCCTCTACCTCACCGTCGCGCCGGTGCTCATCGGCGACGGCGTCCCCGGCCTGCGGTTCGTCGGCTCGGACCTGCTGGCCGACGCGATCCGCACCCGCTCGCGCCGCTTCCTCCTCGGGGAGGACGTGTGCACCGAGCTGGACCTGCGGGCGCTGCGGTCAGCCGAACAGCCCGCGTCGTAG